In the genome of Roseofilum casamattae BLCC-M143, the window GCCTTCCAAAAAGCGAGCAAAAAAACCGAGCTGCGCGGCGGAGTGATGGAAGGTCGAGCCTTATCTGAGGCTGACATAAAAGCGATCGGCAACTTGCCGTCCAAAGAGCAACTTATTGCCCAAATTGCTGGGGCTATCAATGGAGTTGCCACCAAATTGGCAGTTGGCATCAAAGAAGTTCCATCTTCCTTGGGTCGTGCCTTGCAAGCCTATGTCGATAAAGAAGGAGGAGATGACTCTGGCAGTGAAGCTGCTTAGTCGTCCCCTTCCCACAACAACAAAACTACTAACAACTACGGAGTATAACGAACATGTCTGCAACTACTGATGAAATTCTGGAAAAGATAAAAGGTCTGACTCTGCTGGAAGCTTCCGAGCTGGTTAAGCAAATTGAAGAAGAATTTGGCGTGAGTGCTGCGGCTCCTGCTGGCGGAATGATGGTGATGGCTCCTGGTGCTGGAGGCGCTGCTCCTGCTGAGGAAGTTGAAGAGAAAACCGAATTTGATGTGGTTCTCGAAGAAGTTCCTGCCGATAAGAAAATTGCGATCCTCAAAGTCGTGCGCGCTCTGACCGGTTTAGGTCTGAAAGAAGCCAAAACCATGGTGGAAGAAGCGCCCAAAGCGGTTAAAGAAGCTGTGGCTAAAGATGCTGCTGAAGAGGCGAAGAAACAGCTTGAAGAAGCGGGTGCTAAAGTTAGCATCAAGTAAGCGAACTAAGCTCATCTCTGAATCAGCTTAACTAAACAAAAGTCATTGCCACTCAAAGGAAGCAATGACTTTTGTTTTATTTGTTCTAATGGTATTGCTATGGATCGAGAGAGGGTTCGGAGTCTTCTCTAGGACTTGAAGGGGAAACCGCTGGTTCGGCAGCCATGAGGCGATCGATTTCGTCTTTGTATTCGGACGGTGCTAAAGACGAAGCACTGGCAAACAAGGGTTTGGCTTCATCCAGTTTGCCCTGAGTTTTGAGCACGATCGCCTT includes:
- the rplL gene encoding 50S ribosomal protein L7/L12, which gives rise to MSATTDEILEKIKGLTLLEASELVKQIEEEFGVSAAAPAGGMMVMAPGAGGAAPAEEVEEKTEFDVVLEEVPADKKIAILKVVRALTGLGLKEAKTMVEEAPKAVKEAVAKDAAEEAKKQLEEAGAKVSIK